The Syngnathus typhle isolate RoL2023-S1 ecotype Sweden linkage group LG16, RoL_Styp_1.0, whole genome shotgun sequence genome includes a region encoding these proteins:
- the coq6 gene encoding ubiquinone biosynthesis monooxygenase COQ6, mitochondrial, with protein sequence MLNLTRASIALNEFGRSFLAEKRFSVVKSIHRALVCAQHGDDRGNSEVYDVIISGGGMVGSAMACSLGMDPNLSEKKILLLEAGNKKVMETAPDSYSTRVSSISPGSATLLTGIGAWEHITQLRYKPYKKMQVWDACSDALITFDKDNLEEVMAYIVENDVVVAALTKQLDSLSENVQVKYRSKVIKYTWPTPHQTLRSIPWVQVTLASGETLHTKLLIGADGPNSMVRRELGIPTVKWNYDQSAVVAVLHLSEPTENNVAWQRFLPTGPIAMLPLSNTASSLVWSTSHHLAEELLLLDDECFVDAINSAFWSNENQSELVETAGSLFRSALATIMPSAGSPRQLPPSVASIGPKSRVMFPLGMGHASEYIRHRVALIGDAAHRVHPLAGQGANLGFGDVACLTQLLSQAAFNGKDLGAMQHLLEYESERQRHNLPMMAAIDLMKRLYSTNTAPVVLLRTFGLQATNMLPTLKEQIMAFASK encoded by the exons ATGCTAAACCTTACAAGGGCTAGCATAGCCCTAAACGAGTTCGGGCGGAGTTTCCTGGCAGAAAAACGCTTTTCTGTTGTAAAAAGTATCCATCGTGCATTAGTGTGTGCACAGCATGGCGACGATCGTGGCAACAGTGAGGTTTATGATGTTATTATATCCGGGGGAGGGATGGTTGGATCTGCAATGGCATGTTCCCTCG GCATGGATCCCAACTTGTCAGAGAAGAAGATCCTTCTCCTAGAAGCAGGAAACAAGAAAGTAATGGAGACTGCTCCTGACAGCTACAGTACCAGAGTCAGCTCCATCAGTCCAGGCTCTGCTACACTCCTCACTG GCATTGGTGCATGGGAGCATATCACACAATTGAGGTACAAGCCTTATAAAAAGATGCAG GTTTGGGATGCCTGCTCCGATGCCCTGATCACATTCGATAAGGATAATCTGGAGGAGGTGATGGCCTACATCGTGGAGAACGACGTGGTCGTGGCTGCACTCACCAAACAGCTGGACAGTCTGTCTG AGAACGTGCAAGTCAAGTACAGGTCCAAAGTGATCAAGTACACATGGCCGACGCCGCACCAGACGCTACGCTCCATCCCGTGGGTGCAGGTCACGTTGGCCAGCGGGGAAACGCTCCACACCAAGTTACTT ATTGGAGCAGATGGACCCAACTCTATGGTGAGGCGGGAATTAGGCATCCCCACAGTCAAGTGGAATTACGACCAATCGGCTGTGGTTGCTGTGCTGCATCTATCAGAG CCCACAGAGAACAATGTCGCATGGCAGAGGTTCCTCCCAACAGGACCCATTGCAATGTTACCG CTGTCAAACACCGCAAGCTCTCTCGTGTGGTCAACCAGTCATCACCTGGCCGAGGAGCTCCTGTTGCTGGATGACGAATGCTTTGTCGACGCAATCAACTCTGCCTTT TGGAGTAACGAAAATCAGTCGGAGCTGGTCGAGACGGCCGGGTCTCTCTTCCGGAGCGCCCTCGCCACCATCATGCCCTCTGCGGGTTCGCCTCGCCAGCTGCCCCCGAGTGTGGCGAGCATCGGGCCCAAATCTCGCGTCATGTTCCCTCTCGGCATGGGCCACGCATCGGAGTACATTAGGCACAGAGTTGCGCTCATTGG GGACGCAGCCCATCGTGTCCATCCTCTCGCCGGTCAGGGAGCCAACCTGGGTTTCGGGGATGTGGCTTGCCTCACACAGCTACTGAGCCAGGCCGCCTTTAACGGGAAGGACCTGG GAGCAATGCAGCACCTGTTAGAATACGAAAGTGAGCGCCAGCGGCACAACCTGCCCATGATGGCCGCCATCGACCTCATGAAGCGCCTCTATTCCACCAATACTGCTCCCGTGGTTCTCCTCCGGACCTTCGGACTGCAGGCTACCAACATGCTCCCAACACTAAAA GAGCAGATCATGGCGTTTGCAAGCAAGTGA